A window of Gambusia affinis linkage group LG03, SWU_Gaff_1.0, whole genome shotgun sequence genomic DNA:
CACTGCACACTCACCCGATGATGTACATGTCTGTGTTTCCGTCTCCCACGTCCAGTCCAAGCAGAGTGGTGATGTCATCAGGTGGCGTGGCGGAGCCCACATTCCAGGTGATGATGTGCACCCTGTCAGGAAAGGGTGTTACGTAAGCTCCCACTGCCACTCATTTCCTACAGACCTGAGTCACAGCGCACAGGACGAATGAGACAGCAACCTCTGCACCATCATCTCATTGTGTCTTGGTTTTCCCTTCCTTTACTTTCACGCCATAGCAGGAGacatttaaatgtgttctttttaaatctagtgtttgaattttgatcagtttttgtACATTGAATTACTGGGTGGTCAGTTTGAACCATCAGGCAACAGGATTCAGTACATCTTAATCTGTCTGAAGAGAAGATTTCATATCCTGACATGACCTTTGTTTGTTTAAGTACATATGTTTCTGTTGAAACCAGAAGGTCTGTGAGCAGATGACAGCAAGGCACTGCAAAAGCAGAGATTTCTTCGCCAGTCAACATTTATCTCcatgaggaggaaaagaaaagttgttgTGCACATGAGCAATCTAAAAACCTTGCTGGAAGATTTATCAAACATAATGCTACTTTTAAGCCTTAATCCTCTCAGCACATTAAATCGTGTGAAAGGATGGATGATGTGGTAAAGCTGAACCATTATAATGTCCAATCAGtgcagaagtattttttttttttattactatcaTGTCTAACAACCCTTTTACTTCAGTTAGAGAAACTAAGTGAAACTGAGTAGATGGGGACATTGTGGCCCAAAAAGAATTGATGCAGTCAGCAACAATACTCAGCTGGGCTGGTACAAAAGGGTTCAGAGTGTGTCAAGAAAAcgccatgtgattggctgatttattatttgtgttgACAAAGAATTGAACAGATATAGAGAGCAGTCGGTAAGTTTAgactgttttaatttatgaaaaggatatattttttatttaaaaagcatatAAATTAGCCtagaatgtaaaaataaatgtagagtAGGCTATTACTAAATGCTAATGCTATACAACATAGCTAGCTAAGCCTCAGCCTAAAAATCACTGGTATGTGTACTGAGGTAACTGTCTCAGCTGTCTGTGAATGGGAGgccaaataaaacattcagggACACGAATGCCGGGACAAACAAAGAGTCAGAGGAACCAACCTGAACTCCTCCTGAACCTGAGGCAGAGAGTCAGCGGTGCCCGCCAAGGACAGGGCTCTCTGCGCATGCGGGTTCAGGTGAGAGGATACAGATCTGCTAGTAGATGGTTGGGGCACGGATGCAGCTCTGACCGGACCTTTAGGACCCGCCTTGACACTCGGCTCGCTGTGCTCTTCGGTCTGGATAGAGGAACTGGGCTGGCTTTCCAGACTGCTGTCAGGAGTGGTCTCATTCTCGTTAGTTTGTGGAGCGGGTTCGGTTTCGGGTTCGGTTTCGGGTTCAGTTTTGGGCTCAGTTACGTTTTCCACTGTGGGTTCTGGAATATCTACAGATCCCTCAATCCTGGGACTTCTCTGGGGCCGCGGAGGCCTGGAGGGAACCGGAGGCTGACTGGCGGTGGGATCGTTGACTCCATCTGAGGCTGAAGCTTGAGCTGGAGCTGAAGCCTCTGCTCTGCTTCTTGACCCCTCTTCCTGTCTCTGGCTTTGGCTCAAGTTGTCTTGGTCCATTTCTgggaaacaaaaagataaatattaaacttgcatgatttctattttgtttacCTTTTACCAATATACAGTACcttgtagaaatattttcacactCAAGAAACCACACTTTCATGTATCTTATTGCGATTTTATGTTAAACTAAAAGTAATGCCTAACCTAAAAGGTagagaatatatattttctatttttgacaaaaacataacCAATCTGGTGTGCATGTGTATTAAGCACCAATATTCTGATAAAACTTGGAAACTGAAGTTTTTCATCAAATCTGATCAAGCCTAggctgttttacaaaaaaaaattttacagaaatgttgttCTCTAGATTTGCAAAGGTTTAAGAGACGTACCTGATGTCGTAATTATTCTTAATACCTGATGAATATTGACTGTGAGAAATGGCTAAATCAAGGGTATTTAATACTAAATTgtatctaaaaaatatattaaaaaccattgatcccttttccttttcaccattaaaattcaaatcaagtttatttgcatagaacatttcagcagcaaggcggTTCAAGGtactttacataataaaaagagaaaattacaacatcataaagaaaacacaatacagtcaacaactgaacaaacattacattttgatgttatgttaaataaattacattttgcaagacaatgtaaaaatgtctgGCAATCTGACAGTTAAGTTTACAGATAATATTTTCAAAGGTTAAAGGAACTAAAGTAAACCTTGTTCCATGAACAGGTCAAGTCAGTTGATGACTGCAAGACTGTCTTGATGTCCGATTGTCCCAGAATTACAACAGAGTCATTCCTGTGTCAAATTATTGTCGCTGTTCAATTACCTGCCTCCTCAAGGTATCGGAAACAGCTGAACACAGCTGAGTGTattgatttcaaacaaatgaaaaagaataaatgtgaGAACTAACaagagagaagaaagacatgagaAGAGACATCTCATTGTTCTAACCTGAACATAATTTACTATTGTCTCCActcctgcagcagcaggccAATGGTTTTCAAGCAACAGAGCTGGTGAAAATTTGCTTAAAACTCGCAGCGAAAAAACAGCATGGTCCAAAACGTTGCAAATCACCAGCATGGAttacaatgaaaaaaagagaggaagctGCATAGACAGACAGAATGAGACGgaagacaaagaggaagaaaaaaataaggcaGTAATTTAGGCCAAACGATTTGGGTAACAATCCATTCAGTCGTTAATGACTAAATAAATCCCTTATTTGCTTTTCTCAGCTTCCTCACATGCCAAGCAACGGTACTGAATAAGAAGTGCTTTTACAATTTGCAGTCTAATATATTGAAGTAATGACAAGGACTACTTCAACAATATTctcacaaataataaaagtttataaaaataaaaaaataattttttccgtTATTCTTGTAAATGAGATATTGAAAGATTCTGTAATCAACCAGATTTATCATCAAcagctataaaacaacaaaatgcacTCTTTCTGGACAAATTGGCTATTTAACTGTCCACACAGTTAAATGATTTAGGAAGCCTTCATTTATTAAGAACAATTTCTGTGGTCAGACATCAATTATTTAGTGTGAGAGAAGCTAAATGTGAATTCATAACTTCAATTTTGAACAACTCCAGCCTTGAATCCTCCACCCCCAGTAACTATTTTGACACCAAAAAGTGTTGTCTGTAGCAAACGGTACCTATCCAATGTAAGTACCATACATAAGAACACGATGCTAAATCCTTTCAACAACCAAAATATCATGTAGTTAGGAACAATCCCCCGTATGCATGCGAGGATAAAAAAGCTGATGACCCCAATCCTTCAGTGAGTGATGGCTGAGCCATTCATCATAAAGACAGGAACAAAAATGCCAGAGTCAGATTTTGTTGAGACTGAGAACCTTTCCGCAGCTAAGTGATGTAAATGGCTACTACATCCCATTCCCCACATGGCTAGAACTGCATCTTTGCATTGTGTGCACAGTTTAGGTCAgtagggagagagagagatggaggaagagagagagagagcaagagagagagagagagagagagaaagcttCTTGCTCAGGGACACAGAAATAACAGCGCTCTCGTCTGATTATTCACACGACCTTGAGCAGACAGAGGCCCCCGACTGTCATGCTGTGATGAGAACCACCTCAGTATTTCACATGTACTCAGAAACACGCTGCTTGTCCAGTCCTTGATAACCTGGAAACTGACTGGACATGGTGTACTCCTGAGGTCTATGCTCTGCATTGAGTGAGGGGTTGGGTGGAGGGGGTGCGTTTGAGCGAGCAGGGTAAGTGGGCACACGTGGATGTGGGTGGGTGCAAAACGAGGTAAGGGAGCGGGAGGGAGAGCAAACCAAGACAGTCCCCTTCAGTGGCACCACTGTCTTTTTGTAGAATGTCTCTCAACTGATCTCCTCACACTTCCCTTTGGCGCTGACTGTTTATCCAGGCTCTAATCCTTCTTCTCTGGCTCTCTTATCGTCCCATTTTTCCCCATCCTTTCTGTCCCCACTTTTTCGCACAGGCCCATTGTTCCATCTTACCCACCTTTATCATCACCATCCTGTAATGTTTCTTCTCACAAGGAgatgaaaacctaaaacattGATCACAATGACTCCCATTCCCTCGCTTACTTATCCCCTCCAGACGAGCATCCATGTTCTGTGACATGCACTgcattgttttccttcagcCAACCGCCCCACCATCAGTGACGTCAACCAGCCACAATCCAAACATCCACTGTCACAGCAAACgtcattaaataataaaagagaatGAGCCAAACATTAGCTTTTCTGGGAACGATTACCACTTCCACCCCCACTCACGTTCACCAAGGCAGGAATGAAGTGATTGGATAATAACAATCCTGTCACAGTGTTTACATGCTCCTTCCTTCAGGCTCGAGAGCTGAGAGCCAGGAAGCATGCAGGCAGTGCAACCCAAACAGCAGCCTCCAGCCGGCCTTCTTGGCTCCTCTGGCAGGATTAATTGACAACAAAGATAGCTTTAGATGGATGAGTCAGAGAAATAGCGAGGAGCCAATTTGCTTTAGATACTAAgggtaaaaaacaaatcagctgtGTGCTTGCGCTGATTATTCTTATCTAAAATTGCTGGCTTTGCATGGCTGCATCGTGTTTATTCCCGACAGATTCTGATCTCTTTGGTGTTTAGTGTTGAAATTAAAGCCATGCAGCGTGCTGGTGATGAATGCCTCCAGAGTCGTATGCCCTGTGACAAGGATACTAATGATAACCCAGACAGCGATgaaaccagctgctgctgccacagcTGTAAATGGCTCCTTCCAGGTCCTAAAGCCAATGTGCATTACACCCCCATCTTTCTAGGGGGCGCCGTTTCTTTGATCAAGTCAAAATGATTCTCCTTTCAATTTTTAACAAGAGAGATACAGCAATCATTCAGCCATCGATTGGAATCTGAAGGTTTTCCCTTGATCGACTCAGATCAGTGATGTGCAGGTCAAACACTGAAAGATCAGACATAAATGCATCAAACATCAAACAGCATGGAGTTTGTTGCAGTAAGGGATTTGTGACTAGATTAATCTCTACAACCTATAGCTGCTGTCACCATGTATCCTGTCTTGTCATTTGTCTATTGAAAACCAGGGGTCATGTGGATCTAAATATGAGGGAACTAAGGAGAACATTGTGGAAGTCCTCTTACACCACTCATGCATACCTGTACTGAATAGTGTGCATGCTCATCATTTCTGACATCGTAATCAGAAATTATGTGTTACCTTTACACAAATATCACATTCTCAAGTTCTTCTTGATATTTAAGGGTCAACTGACATcattgaaattaaatgtaatttgttttgtgaGTTAATCTTAAATCGCTGCACACAGCATTACTTAATGCTATGACTGGGTCGCTGCTGCAGTAACCAAGTTGCAGCTGGTGTAAACATATGTTACATGACAGCAGTGCTCGCACAATTTTCTTGCAATGCCCAGCAAATCTACAGAAGGTGATAAAATTGTTTATGCTGTAGCATGAAGGAGCATTTCCAAAGACTCTTTGCCTTACTGCACCACTAAAATGGAAGGCTTATGGACAAAAGTGTAACAAGGATATTAACAACTAATTTATGCTTTACACTAAGGGCTTACAATATTACATAAACATATTGCAACGGCAATGCCAGTTATACTGATATCCccccttttcttctctttttttcaatcAGCTGTGGAGATGCAAGGCAGGAAGCCCAAGTTATTGTCAACTTTAACTGATGATGTCTGTAAGCCCCCAAAACTGTTGCACTGTGACTTTGAGTCTGATAGTACGGTCGGGATTGATGTTTTTGCTATTTGAATGACTTCTTTCATTTGAAATTCAAACTGTGATCCATCAATTAAAAATGGTGCAAAGCAACCCAATGGAAACTTTATGCTTGCGTTTTCTCTAAAAATATCATACATGTATGATGCAAATCACTTTGCACTGTCAATTAATCTTgttctcaaaaagaaaattcaaagacAAACTAATTAAACACAACCCCCTGCATGCAAATGTCTAGCTCTCTTACTGAGAGGTCGGTTCATTGGTCACAGACCCTTCCTGGAACAGCAGCTTCACGGCTCACTGACTGTTCTTCCAACAAATACCAAAACTTGAGCAATGATGGCTGCATTAGAATTGCATGCACTGATTTAAACTCTAGCATTGCCACAGGTGATTCTGCTTGCAACTACAATTTTCATTTAATCTACAAACTACACGCATGGCTTAGTGCTTATATCTGTCTCGCCCTCTCACTGAATATTTGACGACTTGCAATGATTTTTGTGACAATTCAGTATGCAGCTGTACatggaaaacatggaaaacactGGAACACATACAATAATGTTGTATGCAGTACATTTATGCCCAGAAACAGTGTTCAGATACTGGGAGAGAAAGCAGCGCTGCCTCATCTAGAATGGAGCATGAGGTAATTTGGCCTAATAAACACTCAGACATCAAGGACAGCTTTTATAGCCAGAAAAGAGCATGAAGGTCGTTTTAACTGTGACAGTGTTTTGCATTGAAACATGATCTTAGACATGTGGGTGCCAGAATTTACAACTGTGCGCATGCATTTAAGATAAgggataaaaatataaaagtgatTCATCAGCAGGTGGGAGAAAGGTGAGCAGCTTTTCTCTTCTTCAACATGACTTATAAACAAGAAACATTCTGACACAAGCAACCAAAATACAATACACAGAATGAagtaatggctgctggaagcaCCAAGATTCTgtgaaaggaaatatttttatgctcaTTAGTCAATTACTGAACACCTTTTACCTGTTTGGGTTCTTCTGTGAGAAGGTCCGTGGCAGTTCTGCTGGGTACACCCTGTGTGCAGGTACGGGTCGTTCAGTCCGAGGTCTGGGTGGAAAATGTATAAGACTCACTCCCTGTTACAGAGAAACACAGTGAACTTTCCTATGCTGCCACCTCAGAATCACCATCGGCATCTCTTCTCTCCcctccttttcttccttctttccttcctcagTCGGTGGATTGGCGGAGAGGAGGCGCAGGCAGGTAGGTGGGCTTAGAGCGATGCTGACCACAGGTTTATCACCAGACAGGCTACATCTCCCAAAGCCGCGTGTCTAATCGAGGACATACATAGGCTGAAACTGCAGCCTGCTGACATGCCCttcaaactacaaaaagacGCCCCGGACGACGTACGACTGCAGTTTCCGTGAACGAGCAGCCGCTGAGTGAAGGAGCTGCGTGGGGTTGATAATTACACAGTACATCCGATAGGAAGGCAGACACAGAGCTACAGCACCTAGAACAGATTTGTAGGAGCAAACTGTAGCCTCAACGAGAGGGCCCGGTTGGCAACCAGCAACGCATTCGTTCCCCGATTCCCCTCTGGTTCCTATGGAGATAAACGAACTGTTATGGGTTTAAACCGCAACCTGCGTCGATTCCAACGGTAGGCGCTATTCTACGTAACATCACTCTATATTGTCACCGGCGTGCCACCTAGTGGTTTGTATTATGAAGTCCAGGTTAGAAATATACAAGATAATGTTCTTTACTCTGAAAAAAGGGTAATGTTCGATTATGTTCCAAATCTGTTagaatttacaaacaaatataaaaaatgttctttatgtaaACTGCAGCTGTagataaaaaaagaggatttGATGACTTCCAGCGCCCACTACAGGTCAAGTAATATATATATCTCTTTCATGTCATCCatgtttagatatttttgcCTTGTACGTAATGTATTTATGGCTAACATATAGCGCAATGTATTATATTGATTTACTATGCGCAGAACATCTGTTTCCTGTCACagtcaatgtattttttttcttattgtatGACATTAAATTGGACTAAGCGAAATTGCATCTTTTAACTATATACCGGAATAGTGAGATAAGGGGTAGGATTAAACAAGCATTCAgctcttccttctccttttcaaacagGAAAGTAGTGGCAAGTTAATTATTTAACATGAATAGCAACTTATTGGATGATGCTACAAATGTAGGGTAAAAAGATAAGTTCTACCCAACGTGTAAATATAGCCTACTttgctgtttcttcttttgttttgttagctTTTGGTTTaagcttattttgtttgtataacTTTGTCTAATCTTTTATTACAGTTtgtccaaaacaaataaataaagccaaaccaagacaaacaatttaattctttcttgtatgcacatgttttctgttgtccCACTGGTtacgtgtttttgtttgtttgtttgtttgttttttattgttgttgttgttgttttgttttttaacagttggaaataaatgaataacataaataaacgagcagcatttttttttttactttcctcaGATTTATATACAATAAGACCACAATGGCTTTAAGCGTTTTCAGAAGGTTCAGATGTTGATGAAATGACGTTGTAATTCTAATGGGTTCACTCGCAACAATTGAGTTGCTGATTAAGTTATTGATTACAAGTAGTTAAAGTGAAACGCATCTGCACGCATCCGGACGCATCTTTTCTATTATAACTATATTCTGGTTTAGATGCCTCGTGTAGCCAATGAGAGTCCTCTCCACGCCTCCCTCTCTGTTCTGGGAGAAATATTTGACGTGGCAAGAAGTCCGGTAGTGACACAGCTGCTCGTCATCGCCTCTCCTCCTCTTAGGCTCAGTGGTATTCAGACCTCCGCAGGTAACCACCGGTCAGACAGAGGAACCCGCTGTTGCTCACGGCGGCCAGTCCCGGGAGAAGAAGAATGTGGCTGATCGTGCTGGTCTCCTTCCTTCACTGTGCCTCGGGCTATGATGTGGATCTACAGAAGCTGGACGGGCTGGCCAAAGCCAGGGTGGAGGTACAGCAAGTCTTCTGCACAGAGGGAGGAAGCAGCATAAAGCAGCTGTTTAATAGCGATTGAAAACATAGAGCGGGTATCATGAATCGGTTTTGTTTTCGTGGGGATGGATCatctcttctttgtgtttttcaaagcGCATGCGTCAGAATGTTGTTTAGTTGCAGGAAATCGGataattatttgttcatattgTGGTAAAATTAGGAACAAAAGcagtgtttcatatttaatcgctgtaaatgaatgtaaaatgtgaaacagtttgaCTTTCCAGTTGTTGCTGGAGTGTGAGAGGATTCTCAGGCTACATAATGGCATATGATGAACAAAAGCTTATGAAAGTAAAGTATTTTCACCCCAGGATGTCACTTTATCACCCACCTGCCAGCTTCAGAGACAAAAGACATGATCTGATGCTATTGTTGTCTTGGTCACATTTTACCTCATACCTGTGGCTCAGATATCCACCAGAAATAGGCCAGAGAACCTCCCCAGGGCCTCACTGAATCTGAGTGCTGAATAAAAGGTAAATCTGCACTGATTCCAATCCCTGCTGGCAGAGAAGGTCTAtcaaggtgttttttttctccttccagatttaggaaaaaagaaaaatatgcagtgACACTTATTTGAGCAACAAGTTTTCATTGTTGAAGAACAACATGTCTCACTTGCTCAACACAAGTGCTATCTGTGAGTTTTTCCTCCAATCTAATTTTGTCTCTTTGCAGACATGTGGTGGATGACAACTGAATAGACTCAGAGAGgtaagttttgttgttgaaatacTACACAGCTAGAGGCAGTAAAAAAGTGGATCTCTACTTAAAAATCTTCTGTGAGAAATGGTTCACATTTTACGACTTGAGTTTCAGATAATCCCAACAAATCTGTTTTagaataacacacacacacacatacacacattaaTTCTCACCTCTGTCTGCAGGTCAAAGCCTTTGTGATGCAGGATATTCCTCTCTAGTATCCTTTCACTCAACTTGAGCACTGAAAGCATACTCATTGTTTTAAGTCTAAAAAGCCTTGACTGATCCCACCACAGCCATAACCTGGTGATGAAGCACATTCCTGGGGCTGATCCTGAGCTTGTCCTCCTGAACCACTACTATGAAGAACTAGATGTAAGTGTCATactattttttcaaaaatctatttattgtcttttatatttcaaaagagaCAAGCAGACAAGTAACtcacaaatgcacaaaacacccaacaaaaccaaaagaaagcaCATGAACAACTTAAACATTCAAGGTGACAAACATAAGTTGATTGCAGTGAGAGAGTACCAAACTTTAAGTTTGCTATCTCAGATGTAAGAGATTTTAATCACAGTCCACAATCTAGGTATGAGGTGACGGCATCGTCCTCCCTCGAGCAAGTGAGAACATTTGGAATTAACATGAAGATAACAAACTTACAGCCACTATAAgaataaaaacctaaacaaaattAGCCAGagtacattcagtcattcatcattatgagtatttatattttccaataatattaaaaactttTCCCTTATCTTTTTGAGTACACAATATTTACCCTTAATCATAAAGGTGATAATATGACACAAATCAtcaaatggaataaaattatacaacataaaataactgATTGCATAACTATTCACTTTCTTTTGAAGTTGCTGACCTTATTTGATGGAGGTCCAGCCAATTGGTCCCATTATGAGTGGAATGAAGAGCATCTGAGCATAGTAACTGTGTCTCAAGTGACTGTAGTATAAATACACCCGTGTGGGGATTAATTACTATTCCTGGCTACAATTATAGCATGCTGACCAAATAATGCttgaagaaaatctgagaaaatgttgACAGATTTTGCAGAAAACAACTGTAGCCCAGTCAAAGCTTTTTGTGACGATGGCAATGAGAAATCCAGTGGAGAAGGAAACCCATATCAAGGTTCAATAAGAGTTTGCCAAAATGCACGTGGGACTCTACGGTGAAGTTGAAGAAAGTTCTTTGTTCTGATGAGATCAAAATGGAGCCTTTTACGTCAGACAAGCCACCAAACACTGAACATCACCAcaagcacaccatccccaccgTGAAGCactgtggtggcagcattatgctgtgagGATGCTAATCTGCAACAGGTCAGGGAAGGCTTGTAAAGGTAGAAggtaaaatgatttaaaggcAAATCCCAGAGGACAAATTGTTTTCATCTTCAAGAGAACTACGGCTTTAGAGAACATTCGTTTCCAGAAAGATGGCGACTCCACGCATCCAGGTGAATCCACACAGAAATGGTTTGAAGACAAGAAGGTGGATGTTCTGgattggcctagtcaaagaccaGATCTCAATCCCATGTAATTTATGATTGGTCATAGCTGATCCTCAGCCATCTGTCAGAGCTGGAACAGTGTCCAGATGTGCAGGCTGACATCTATCCACCCAGAATCTGTGCTTTGATTTCAGCCAACGGTGCATCTACGAAATACTGACTTGAAGGAGGTGAACAGTTAtgaagtcatttattttatgttgcatatttttattaactattACTTTGTTGAAAccagttttcactttgaatttgaaaaaaaccttcttagcattttttttttaatcaaagccaTATTTTCTTGATCATAATCAATTT
This region includes:
- the selenom gene encoding selenoprotein M, translated to MWLIVLVSFLHCASGYDVDLQKLDGLAKARVETCGGUQLNRLREVKAFVMQDIPLYHNLVMKHIPGADPELVLLNHYYEELDRIALSDMTRSEINKLLEKLGFYKKAQPEDEVPEELRFAPAKDSPFKDDRPLKSSMSTVDTENASSESKPEVKHTDL